In Hyperolius riggenbachi isolate aHypRig1 chromosome 1, aHypRig1.pri, whole genome shotgun sequence, the genomic window CTGCCTCTCtccgccaatccctccattggctgctAGTTACCCGAAAGATGCAGTTAAAACTCCTCACCCTATCGTACAAAGTTTTTATAAGCTATCCCCTCCAAACATTTCTTCATTACTCTGCAAATATCATCCCGCCTGTAATGTTCTTCCTGCAATGAATCTTTTTGGTGCTCTAATCTGGTTATTTCTTCTTACACTCATATCCAGGACTTCTGACAAGCTTCACCACATCTTTGGAACTGTCTTGCCCACCTTGTATTCCATGTTTTCAGTCTGGAAACCAtccttcaggctggtttcacaccaggacgttgcgttttaggggacgttaaggtcgcataatgtgcccctaacgcaacgcctggtgctctctgatgtggacgtcagagtgagccgcgttgtgcagctcactctggcgtccgtgatgccgtgatgcgtactcttggacgcatgcggcatcacgtggtcccgccggccaatcgccgcacagagcggccgctccaggaagtaaacactgcacgtcactcactgagtgcagtgaatattatatttgccatgtgcctggccgctctccgctcctccccaacattactgagcatgggcaagcagtctaacgcggctctgccgcttataaagtactgcatgcagtacgttgtcttatggcacagcgttactaagtaacgcaacgtgggcactgtgaacagcccattgatttttcattgctgtgcggtggggtgcgttacaggctgctctaacgtgcgcctgtaacgtctcactgtgaaaccagcctaaaggacaactaaagcgagagagatatggaggctgccatatttatttccttttaggcaataccagtttcctggctgtcctgctgatcctctgcctctaatacgttcagccataaaccctgaacaagcatgcaacatatcaggtgtttctgacattattgtcagatctgacaagattagctgcatgcttgtttctggtgttgttcaaacACTACTGTAGCTAaatttcagcagggctgccaggcaactggtattatttaaaaggaaatagatatggcagcctccatattcttctcactttagttgtcctttaaaatgcacCTCTTCAGACCAGCATATAGTCTGTCCTGGTCCCCGTTCAGAGATATTTTCACATCAGATTTTGAGATTCCATGCCTCATACATTAGCCCCTTTCTTCCCTCAACTAGGCTTATATGCAtgtttacttttttgtttttttttttcttgtttttctctgtaaaatgcatagaaaataaattaattactgaaaacaagtatcacccacaaaaagcctaatttgtggcaaaaaaataacaagacatagatcatgtaattgtgataagtagtaataaagttattggtgaatgaataggaggagcgctgtaaggtgaaaattgctctggtccataagggaaaaAACCTCTTAGTGGTGAACTAGTTAACTGTATCCTTCACCAAATTTTGTCACTTTCTTTTAAAGATAATTTTCTACGAGGACAGGAACTTTCAGGGACGTTCCTACGAGTGCCACTCTGAATATCCAGATCTTTCCTCCTTCTTCAGACGGTGTAACTCCATCCGGGTGGAAAATGGTAACTGGATCCTCTATGAGCAGTCCAACTACAGAGGACACCAGTACTTCCTCCACCGAGGAGAATATCCTGACTTCCACCAATGGATGGGCTACAATGATTCCATCAGGTCTTGTCGTCTGAGCCCCCAGGTAATAAGACGCAGGTTGCTAAGTTTGCAAAGTAGAAACAGCTCAATGCAAACTTGCTTAAGTCCCCAGaataaatacagtaaaatataCTGCATTCAATAGATGCTTCCATGCTGAAACAAAGAAGATTATGCCGTGTCACCTGGTAGAAGGTTATAACACAATGTCAATGCTAAAACATAGCTTTGTCAAAACATCcaaaaagcaaatgcattttctTCAGTCAATCGACGACTTATAGAGAAGTATTTCTCAAGCAGATAATTCTGAGAAAGTCAAACACTGATGTATGATTCATATCTATACATGTGTCTGATCAAAACCCACATAGGAAGCTGAAAAACACACACTGACCCTGTACCTCCTCAGAACTATATTCATTTAAGTCATCTGTTGCCTGAGAGTATGTATTCACTTTTTCGAAGTTTCTGTTGGataagatatttaaaaagtttcatTTTAGCATCATTGATACTTTTTAAAGATTGTTAGAGCAAGGGCTTTGTGTGAGAATATGGTTAGGTTCGGCTATTgtaaatatcagtaaaaattaccaatattctactatcgtaaTAACCTGCTGAaccatagtagaatattggcaatttACGGATATTCTACTTGATGATGAAAATGTTCAAAGTTTAGACAGTTTTAGTAATAAGGACAAAAACAATACGTTTTGTGGCCTGTTGCCACTGCCTTAGATTTGGACAAGGCTTATTTACACGAGGAAGTGGCTACAGGCCATGAAACACATTGTTTTGTGCTTATTATTACTAAAACTGTCTAAACTTTGAACATTTTCGTCATTGAAGTTAAGCTTAATTaccttccttttaaagtgaacctccggactaaaaatctactcagcagaactgaaaaggcttggtgtttctttaacagtttcacagcatcagaactttgtttttcttaccaaagcatcatttttagctgcatttttatctaagctccacccatcaaagaaaaaaaagcccgggcttttttctacctgatgctgtgcagagcatgatgggatttcctatgttgttattcacgttgcctagcaactgggagaggtgctcaggacacaggacagttggaactgtgtctcatgctcccggtcacctcctttcaaccaaaaagatggctgccatcatgaaatcaaacatttgcctgttcttttaaaacagtgtgggtaagatattatattacccatctattttaattaacataactaatgtaacttaatgacagtatgtttgtttaggctggagttcctctttaagcaatatttagtttttttttaaattattattatttagtatttatatagcgccgacacagcacttccacagcactgtacagactatattgttttgtaactagctgtccctcagaggagctcacaatctaatctctagcaTAGTCCTttgtctatgtactgtatgtatcatgtagtgtatatactgtagtttagtgccaatttagggggaagccaattaccttatttgtatgtttttgggtgtgtgggaggaaaccagagtgcccagaggaaacccacacagacatggggagaacatacaaacatacTTTTATTGGGCACTTCCGGTCACTAGCTACCTGATCAGATTGATCTAATGCTTCCCCATGAGTTCTGAGAAGaatatctgtaacaaaaaaccctATAATTTCTGCCCATGGCACATATAGAACTTTTAGCAGTAAaacttcatttttttgttttccagACTTTGCCAAATGCCTTTAAAGTGACTCAGGCACTTTCTCACATGTAATGAGGTGAATGAGGTAAAGGCAGCTTTTGAAACCACACACAATTCTTAACATTCTTGATGATAAGCAAtagaccagctttggcactttcttgtttgacattcatgaCTAGGCTCTTTAATTCTTCCTCAGTTTCAGCCATCAGACCATTGTTGGCCTAACTCAGAATGTTAATATTCCTGCCAGCAATTTTAATTCCAATTGTGATCATTAAGATCTCAGCTTTTCTTCATACCAAGAAGAAGGCAATACCGCTTAGAAAAAAAGGATGACAAGAAAAACATATAattttcattgtaattttttttcctatgacCTCTACTAGTTTCAAATACTTGgtattttcttttctggtgaacaaACATAATatttttgtatctttttttttagcacaatGGCTCCTTCAGAATCAGGATCTGTGACAAAGAGAACTTCCAAGGTCAGGTCATGGAATTCAATGAAGATTGTCCTCATGTCTACGACAGATTCCACTACCATGACATCTACTCAGCCCATGTCCAGGATGGCTACTGGATGTTCTACGAAGAGCCCAACTACAGGGGGCGCCAGTATTACCTTAGACCTGGAGAGTACAAGAGATACACCGACTGGGGAGCCTCCACTCCCAAGATCGGATCCTTCAAACGGCTACGTCATTTCTTTTAAAGTACTAGAAACATATTGATTATTGCACTGAAATAAACTTTATAACTGATCACTTATAGTTCATCATTGTGTTCTCATGCTGAATGAGACCTTATAGatccattaaaaaataaaaaaaaactgaaagagACATTTTAAAATAGTTTGCTCCTCTGGGTGTgccttctaactgccaaaattcaTCCCATTagaatttcattgaccatctctatgacCAAGCACCATCTTGTTGGATTGTTCATCTTGACAACTTTCCTATTAGAATGAATGGTAGTAGACTGGAagtaggaaatttgggcgcctggggCTAATGGATTATTTGGGTGCCCCATAGGCTCTAATGCAAAATATCTGCTTTTGGACATTTGGGAGCCCGATAAATAGCAGGCACAGGACCCGTCCAACCAAGATATTTCATTTTTagaattattgttttgaaaattattCTTTTGAAATTCAATTTGAGAATGatcattttgtaaattattgttttgattttttttttcatcattttgaaattaatttgaaaaaatattgttttgaaaattattgtcttagaaatgtacttttttttatgttattttgaaAATGATTgtcttaggcatcaggaaggggggctttagggttaggcaccacaaggggggttagggttaggcatttgtaga contains:
- the LOC137561036 gene encoding gamma-crystallin-3-like, yielding MAKIIFYEDRNFQGRSYECHSEYPDLSSFFRRCNSIRVENGNWILYEQSNYRGHQYFLHRGEYPDFHQWMGYNDSIRSCRLSPQHNGSFRIRICDKENFQGQVMEFNEDCPHVYDRFHYHDIYSAHVQDGYWMFYEEPNYRGRQYYLRPGEYKRYTDWGASTPKIGSFKRLRHFF